In Saccharothrix syringae, the following are encoded in one genomic region:
- a CDS encoding universal stress protein → MSGERVVAGVDGTDAALRAAGWAARQSVAWGLPLRLVHGLRWPLYEQVHLHQPVDVAGEEAMRQWARDVLDEVARRCRAAGAADVRAEVVPGDPADVLAREAEHAAFVVVGHADGGGVTRALLGSTSAQLVQACTRPVVIVRAEATAERGGPVVVGVDGSPVDGPAVRFAHEFADRVGAGVVVVHASDEGVHPAGVEADLADCARRHPGVRARLEVVTGAPVDALLAAARDARLVVVGSHGAGVVRRALFGSVGHSVVDRATCPVAVLPPHAAP, encoded by the coding sequence ATGTCCGGCGAACGGGTCGTCGCGGGTGTCGACGGCACCGACGCTGCCCTGCGCGCGGCCGGGTGGGCGGCGCGGCAGTCGGTGGCGTGGGGCCTGCCGCTGCGGCTGGTGCACGGGCTGCGCTGGCCGCTCTACGAGCAGGTGCACCTGCACCAACCGGTCGACGTCGCGGGCGAGGAGGCCATGCGGCAGTGGGCGCGCGACGTGCTCGACGAGGTCGCCCGGCGGTGCCGGGCCGCCGGCGCGGCGGACGTGCGGGCCGAGGTCGTGCCCGGCGACCCGGCGGACGTGCTGGCGCGCGAGGCCGAGCACGCGGCCTTCGTCGTGGTCGGGCACGCCGACGGCGGCGGGGTCACCCGCGCCCTGCTGGGGTCGACCTCGGCGCAGCTCGTCCAGGCGTGCACCCGACCGGTGGTGATCGTCCGGGCGGAGGCGACCGCGGAGCGTGGCGGTCCGGTGGTCGTCGGCGTGGACGGTTCACCCGTCGACGGTCCGGCCGTCCGGTTCGCCCACGAGTTCGCCGACCGGGTCGGCGCCGGGGTGGTGGTCGTGCACGCGTCGGACGAGGGGGTCCACCCGGCCGGGGTGGAGGCAGACCTGGCCGACTGCGCGCGCCGGCACCCCGGCGTCCGCGCCCGGCTGGAGGTCGTCACCGGGGCGCCGGTGGACGCGCTGCTCGCCGCGGCGCGTGACGCCCGGCTGGTCGTGGTCGGCAGCCACGGCGCGGGCGTGGTGCGGCGGGCCCTGTTCGGTTCGGTCGGCCACTCGGTGGTGGACCGGGCGACCTGCCCGGTCGCGGTGCTGCCGCCGCACGCCGCGCCCTGA
- a CDS encoding RbsD/FucU domain-containing protein, which produces MLRYPLLHPPLLAALASAGHGSRVLLADSNYAHRTNVHHRAEVVHLNLRPGLVTVDEVLEPVLTAIPVEAVHTMRPDEGGTPEVWADYERLLGPDLPLRPLARQDFYDACRSPELAVCVATGDGRLYANVLLTVGFVA; this is translated from the coding sequence ATGCTGCGCTACCCCCTGCTGCACCCGCCGCTGCTCGCCGCCCTGGCCTCGGCCGGCCACGGGAGCCGGGTGCTGCTCGCGGACTCCAACTACGCGCACCGCACCAACGTCCACCACCGCGCCGAGGTCGTCCACCTGAACCTCCGGCCCGGCCTGGTGACCGTGGACGAGGTGCTGGAGCCGGTGCTGACGGCCATCCCGGTCGAGGCGGTGCACACCATGCGCCCCGACGAGGGCGGCACCCCCGAGGTGTGGGCGGACTACGAGCGGCTGCTCGGCCCCGACCTGCCGCTGCGGCCACTCGCCCGCCAGGACTTCTACGACGCGTGCCGGAGCCCCGAGCTGGCGGTGTGCGTGGCCACGGGCGACGGTCGGCTCTACGCCAACGTGCTGCTCACGGTCGGTTTCGTGGCCTGA
- a CDS encoding GlsB/YeaQ/YmgE family stress response membrane protein, whose translation MPRVTAFGWIGPARVGCAAAGPGIRTSTVIDNREDDMIGFIVAGLIIGALARLIKPGKQHLGIVATLLLGLVGSVIGGTIANLLGTGNIFELNVLGFIVAVIASVLLIGVAEGISGGRRTSLR comes from the coding sequence GTGCCGCGCGTCACGGCGTTCGGCTGGATCGGTCCCGCGCGGGTGGGTTGCGCCGCCGCGGGACCGGGTATTCGAACGTCGACAGTCATCGACAACCGGGAGGATGACATGATCGGGTTCATCGTCGCCGGTCTGATCATCGGCGCGCTCGCCCGACTGATCAAGCCCGGCAAGCAGCACCTCGGCATCGTGGCGACGCTGTTGCTCGGGCTGGTCGGCTCGGTGATCGGCGGCACGATCGCGAACCTGCTCGGCACCGGCAACATCTTCGAGCTGAACGTGCTGGGCTTCATCGTGGCCGTGATCGCCTCCGTGCTGCTGATCGGCGTTGCCGAGGGCATCTCGGGCGGCCGTCGCACCAGCCTCCGGTAA
- a CDS encoding YidH family protein, translating into MTGDREPDYRFTMANERTFLAWVRTALGLLAAGVAVRQVVPPFGVPGATTVLAVACVALAALVAGTSFPRWRRVQAAMRAGGPLPPNRMVVVLTAAVLVLAVLVAVLVVLG; encoded by the coding sequence ATGACGGGCGACCGCGAACCGGACTACCGGTTCACCATGGCCAACGAGCGCACGTTCCTGGCCTGGGTGCGCACCGCGCTCGGCCTGCTCGCGGCCGGTGTCGCGGTCCGGCAGGTCGTGCCGCCGTTCGGGGTGCCGGGTGCGACCACGGTGCTCGCCGTGGCGTGCGTCGCGCTGGCGGCGCTGGTCGCGGGCACGAGCTTCCCCCGCTGGCGGCGCGTGCAGGCGGCCATGCGGGCCGGCGGGCCGCTGCCGCCCAACCGGATGGTGGTGGTGCTGACCGCGGCGGTGCTCGTGCTGGCCGTGCTGGTCGCGGTGCTGGTGGTGCTCGGGTGA
- a CDS encoding DUF202 domain-containing protein → MNPDPGLQPERTGLAWKRTALTAAACTLLLADAAVRQGWGALPAVLTGTAAVVLAAGGQRRHRDGAEAPVDVVALLLVAALVVLACLVALFSLV, encoded by the coding sequence GTGAACCCGGACCCCGGCTTGCAGCCGGAGCGCACCGGGCTCGCCTGGAAGCGCACCGCGCTGACCGCCGCCGCGTGCACCCTGCTGCTGGCCGACGCGGCGGTCCGGCAGGGCTGGGGCGCCCTGCCCGCGGTGCTCACCGGGACCGCGGCGGTGGTCCTGGCCGCGGGAGGGCAGCGGAGGCACCGCGACGGAGCCGAGGCGCCGGTGGACGTGGTCGCCCTGCTCCTGGTGGCGGCGCTGGTGGTCCTGGCGTGCCTGGTGGCACTGTTCTCGCTGGTGTAA
- a CDS encoding GNAT family N-acetyltransferase has product MNEHHHAHEVRLATAADLPGARSVMLDTFYREFGHGYRPQWHADVVDLEGAYLRPPRHALFVAVDGDEVVATTAVRAQGPASPPHPAWLAERYSGAGTAQLFRVYVRPSHRRRGLARALVGAAVRFVAETPGYERIYLHTDTRVAGAEAFWRSVAVEVHDARDGDVERHQTVHFEIPLPVPAAAGRAAVGTA; this is encoded by the coding sequence GTGAACGAGCACCACCACGCCCACGAGGTCAGGTTGGCGACCGCCGCCGACCTGCCCGGGGCGCGCAGCGTCATGCTGGACACCTTCTACCGCGAGTTCGGCCACGGCTACCGGCCGCAGTGGCACGCCGACGTGGTCGACCTGGAGGGCGCCTACCTGCGACCGCCCCGGCACGCGCTGTTCGTCGCGGTCGACGGGGACGAGGTCGTGGCCACCACGGCCGTGCGGGCGCAGGGACCGGCCAGCCCGCCGCACCCGGCCTGGCTGGCCGAGCGGTACTCCGGTGCGGGGACCGCGCAGCTGTTCCGGGTGTACGTGCGGCCGTCGCACCGGCGGCGGGGGCTGGCGCGGGCGCTGGTCGGCGCCGCGGTCCGGTTCGTCGCCGAGACGCCGGGGTACGAGCGGATCTACCTGCACACCGACACGCGGGTGGCGGGCGCCGAGGCGTTCTGGCGGTCGGTCGCGGTCGAGGTGCACGACGCCCGCGACGGTGATGTGGAACGCCACCAGACCGTGCACTTCGAGATCCCGCTGCCGGTGCCGGCCGCTGCGGGGCGGGCCGCGGTCGGGACGGCGTGA
- a CDS encoding ABC transporter ATP-binding protein, whose product MSPVVRVAGLRARAGDRLLLDGVDFALAAGRVLALVGASGSGKTTTGLALLGEHAPGVAVDGRVEVRGRVGFVPQQPASALNPVRRLRGVFREVAARHGGDPDELVARALRRARVPAGLLDRYPHQLSGGQQQRVVLAQALVGDPAVLVADEPTTGQDALTRAEVVDELAAVVARGAALVLMTHDVEVVRALADEIVVLRAGRVVEAGPADALLTAPREDYTRALLGTAPPVPAAVPGRAPRLRVRGLTARYRDATALHGVDLEVGERLAVVGRSGSGKTTLGRCLAGLHRPVAGEVLLHDRPLARSLRRRPRADLAAVQYVFQDARGSFDEHRPVLDQVARTAVRLRGAAPASARAGALAALAGVGLDEATAVRPPRGLSGGELQRAALVRALLAEPEVLVCDEVTSGLDAVTRAGLLDLLAGVPCALVLISHDLDVVAGLADRVVVLRAGRVVAHGPAAAVLNGAEERMK is encoded by the coding sequence GTGAGCCCCGTCGTGCGCGTGGCGGGCCTGCGGGCCCGGGCGGGCGACCGGCTGCTGCTCGACGGCGTCGACTTCGCCCTGGCCGCGGGCCGGGTGCTGGCCCTGGTCGGCGCCTCGGGCAGCGGCAAGACCACCACCGGCCTGGCCCTGCTCGGCGAGCACGCGCCCGGCGTGGCGGTCGACGGGCGCGTCGAGGTGCGCGGGCGCGTCGGGTTCGTACCGCAGCAGCCCGCGTCGGCCCTCAACCCGGTGCGCCGGCTGCGCGGGGTGTTCCGCGAGGTCGCCGCCCGGCACGGGGGTGACCCCGACGAGCTGGTCGCCAGGGCGCTGCGCCGCGCGCGGGTGCCGGCCGGGCTGCTGGACCGCTACCCCCACCAGCTCTCCGGCGGCCAGCAGCAGCGGGTCGTGCTCGCCCAGGCGCTGGTCGGCGACCCCGCGGTGCTGGTGGCCGACGAGCCGACCACCGGGCAGGACGCGCTGACCCGCGCCGAGGTCGTCGACGAGCTGGCCGCCGTCGTCGCCCGGGGCGCGGCGCTGGTGCTGATGACCCACGACGTGGAGGTGGTGCGCGCGCTGGCCGACGAGATCGTGGTGCTGCGCGCCGGGCGCGTGGTCGAGGCCGGTCCCGCCGACGCGCTGCTGACCGCGCCGCGCGAGGACTACACCCGGGCCCTGCTGGGCACCGCGCCCCCGGTGCCCGCCGCCGTGCCCGGACGGGCGCCGCGCCTGCGGGTCCGCGGCCTGACCGCCCGGTACCGCGACGCCACCGCCCTGCACGGGGTGGACCTGGAGGTCGGCGAGCGCCTGGCCGTCGTCGGCCGCTCCGGCAGCGGCAAGACCACCCTGGGCCGCTGCCTGGCCGGCCTGCACCGGCCGGTCGCCGGCGAGGTGCTGCTGCACGACCGGCCGCTGGCCCGGTCCCTGCGCCGCCGCCCGCGCGCCGACCTGGCCGCCGTGCAGTACGTGTTCCAGGACGCGCGCGGGTCGTTCGACGAGCACCGGCCCGTGCTCGACCAGGTGGCCCGCACCGCGGTGCGGCTGCGCGGCGCGGCACCCGCCTCGGCGCGGGCCGGGGCGCTCGCCGCGCTGGCCGGGGTCGGCCTGGACGAGGCGACCGCGGTGCGGCCGCCGCGCGGGCTGTCCGGCGGCGAGCTCCAGCGGGCCGCGCTCGTGCGCGCCCTGCTCGCCGAGCCGGAGGTGCTGGTGTGCGACGAGGTCACCTCCGGCCTGGACGCGGTGACCCGCGCCGGCCTGCTCGACCTGCTCGCGGGCGTGCCGTGCGCGCTCGTGCTGATCAGCCACGACCTGGACGTCGTGGCCGGGCTCGCCGACCGGGTGGTCGTGCTCCGCGCGGGACGCGTCGTCGCGCACGGTCCGGCGGCGGCGGTGTTGAACGGAGCCGAGGAGAGGATGAAGTGA
- a CDS encoding ABC transporter permease, with translation MRRVGLGGPLVAVPLALALLGPLFVPAEQTRGAPFVPVGPLGTDFVGRDAWYQVLAGGQAVVLVALLATAASYAVGVPYGVVAATARPRLVDEVLMRPLDVLLAVPSLLVLILVATVAGQGLAVLVGVVALVNFPDVARLSRAAALEVAGRPAVEAMRMQGESWWRTSVVYTGRSVLRTLAADLGVRLTGALYLVASAAFLGVGVPPDAADWAVMVDRNRGGLFLQPWAVVVPALLIVALSVGTNLVFDRALRRVRG, from the coding sequence GTGAGGCGGGTGGGCCTCGGCGGGCCGCTGGTCGCGGTGCCGCTGGCGCTGGCGCTGCTGGGACCGCTGTTCGTGCCGGCGGAGCAGACCCGCGGCGCGCCGTTCGTTCCGGTGGGGCCGCTGGGCACCGACTTCGTCGGCCGCGACGCCTGGTACCAGGTGCTGGCCGGCGGCCAGGCGGTCGTGCTGGTGGCGCTGCTGGCCACCGCCGCCTCCTACGCCGTCGGCGTGCCCTACGGGGTCGTCGCGGCCACGGCCCGGCCGCGGCTGGTCGACGAGGTGCTGATGCGGCCGCTGGACGTGCTGCTGGCCGTGCCGTCGCTGCTGGTGCTCATCCTCGTGGCGACCGTCGCCGGGCAGGGGCTCGCGGTGCTCGTCGGCGTGGTCGCGCTGGTCAACTTCCCCGACGTCGCCCGCCTCTCGCGCGCGGCTGCCCTGGAGGTCGCCGGGCGGCCGGCGGTGGAGGCCATGCGGATGCAGGGCGAGTCGTGGTGGCGCACCTCGGTGGTCTACACCGGGCGGTCGGTGCTGCGCACGCTCGCCGCCGACCTCGGCGTCCGGCTGACCGGCGCGCTGTACCTGGTGGCGTCGGCCGCCTTCCTCGGCGTCGGGGTGCCGCCGGACGCCGCCGACTGGGCCGTGATGGTGGACCGCAACCGCGGCGGGCTGTTCCTCCAGCCGTGGGCGGTGGTCGTGCCCGCCCTGCTGATCGTCGCCCTGTCCGTCGGGACGAACCTGGTGTTCGACCGCGCCCTGCGGCGGGTGCGCGGGTGA
- a CDS encoding ABC transporter permease: MSLRAYAARRAALGLVQVLAVVTGVFFLVLALPGDAAVALAGDNPDPERIERIRAVMGLDRPAAERFADWLAGLPRLDLGESVVSGRPVAEFLVDGAGPTAVLAVLVLVLLLPLSVLVGVLAALREGGPLDRALTSVAVALHAIPEFALAVVLIAVFGVHLAWLPPTAVGADLLARPEVLVLPLVVLLARPVCSISRLVRAGMVDALASDYVRHARRLGLGEARVRFAHALPNALAPAVQQVARTADWLLGGVVVVEAVFVVPGLGTTLVDAVAARDLPVVQGLAVVFAVTTVVVNLLADLVAFRLAPRAEVAA; the protein is encoded by the coding sequence GTGAGCCTGCGCGCCTACGCGGCCCGGCGGGCGGCCCTGGGCCTGGTCCAGGTGCTCGCCGTGGTCACCGGGGTGTTCTTCCTGGTGCTGGCGCTGCCCGGAGACGCGGCGGTGGCCCTGGCCGGGGACAACCCCGACCCCGAGCGGATCGAGCGCATCCGCGCGGTGATGGGCCTGGACCGCCCGGCGGCCGAGCGGTTCGCCGACTGGCTGGCCGGGCTGCCGCGGCTGGACCTCGGCGAGTCCGTGGTCTCGGGGCGGCCGGTCGCGGAGTTCCTGGTCGACGGCGCCGGCCCGACCGCCGTGCTCGCGGTGCTGGTCCTGGTCCTGCTGCTGCCGCTGTCCGTGCTGGTGGGCGTGCTGGCCGCGCTGCGCGAGGGCGGACCGCTGGACCGGGCGCTGACCTCGGTCGCCGTGGCCCTGCACGCCATCCCCGAGTTCGCCCTGGCCGTGGTGCTGATCGCGGTGTTCGGCGTGCACCTGGCGTGGCTGCCGCCCACCGCGGTGGGCGCGGACCTGCTCGCGCGGCCCGAGGTGCTGGTGCTGCCGCTGGTCGTGCTGCTGGCCCGCCCGGTCTGCTCGATCAGCCGGCTGGTGCGCGCGGGCATGGTCGACGCGCTGGCCTCGGACTACGTCCGGCACGCCCGGCGCCTCGGGCTCGGCGAGGCGCGCGTGCGGTTCGCCCACGCCCTGCCCAACGCCCTGGCCCCCGCCGTCCAGCAGGTCGCGCGCACCGCGGACTGGCTGCTGGGCGGCGTGGTCGTGGTGGAGGCGGTGTTCGTGGTCCCCGGCCTGGGCACCACCCTGGTCGACGCCGTGGCGGCGCGCGACCTGCCGGTCGTGCAGGGGCTGGCGGTGGTCTTCGCGGTCACCACGGTGGTGGTGAACCTGCTGGCCGACCTGGTGGCGTTCCGGCTGGCGCCGCGCGCGGAGGTGGCGGCGTGA
- a CDS encoding ABC transporter substrate-binding protein, with protein sequence MTVNRRGFLGLTAGLTAAALAGCAGAPASTTAPRTGGRLRAAFAGGGAKEVLDPHLANLFVEAARSKAVFDKLADLGGDVSPQPRLAQRWEPSADLTRWRITLREAAFHDGRPVRAQDVLASYARILDPNRAFRARSSLALVDLPNSRAVDDRTVEFALKRPFVEFPNALAAFGAYVVPEGTEDFTRPVGSGPFSFVSFEPGRSVLLKRNPDHWEGAPLLDELEFVIANEESARANALLGGQVEYAHDLTPTTARSHAGSDRMTVHRSPNSAVQAFAMKVDRPPFDNRDLREAVFLLADRPQLVESVLAGSGQVGNDLFGKGYQYYADDLPQRERDLDRARFLIRKAGAEGLTVRLDTSTAAAGMVEAATVFADQAKGSGLTVEVAVGNKDSYWADTLKSGSLSSFRSGAMPIETHLAQRLLSGSGTNVTRWARPEFDALYEKAVSTADQGARAGVYREMQRVLHAEGGYLMWGFADWLVGTAPNVGGISTAPANTLDWARFDKVWLG encoded by the coding sequence GTGACCGTCAACCGCCGCGGTTTCCTCGGCCTCACCGCCGGCCTGACCGCCGCCGCCCTCGCCGGGTGCGCCGGCGCACCCGCCTCGACCACCGCCCCGCGCACCGGCGGCAGGCTGCGCGCCGCGTTCGCGGGCGGCGGGGCCAAGGAGGTCCTGGACCCGCACCTGGCCAACCTGTTCGTGGAGGCCGCGCGGTCCAAGGCGGTGTTCGACAAGCTCGCCGACCTGGGCGGGGACGTCTCGCCGCAGCCGCGCCTGGCGCAGCGGTGGGAGCCGTCGGCCGACCTGACCCGCTGGCGCATCACCCTGCGGGAGGCCGCGTTCCACGACGGCAGACCGGTGCGGGCCCAGGACGTGCTGGCCAGCTACGCGCGCATCCTCGACCCGAACCGGGCGTTCCGCGCCAGGTCGAGCCTCGCGCTGGTCGACCTGCCGAACAGCCGCGCGGTGGACGACCGGACGGTGGAGTTCGCGCTCAAGCGGCCGTTCGTGGAGTTCCCCAACGCCCTGGCCGCGTTCGGCGCGTACGTCGTGCCCGAGGGCACCGAGGACTTCACCCGGCCCGTGGGCTCCGGCCCGTTCTCGTTCGTGTCCTTCGAGCCGGGCCGGTCCGTGCTGCTCAAGCGCAACCCCGACCACTGGGAGGGCGCGCCGCTGCTGGACGAGCTGGAGTTCGTCATCGCCAACGAGGAGTCGGCGCGCGCCAACGCGCTGCTGGGCGGCCAGGTGGAGTACGCGCACGACCTGACGCCCACCACGGCCCGCAGCCACGCCGGCAGCGACCGGATGACCGTCCACCGCTCGCCCAACAGCGCGGTGCAGGCGTTCGCCATGAAGGTCGACCGGCCCCCGTTCGACAACCGGGACCTGCGCGAGGCGGTGTTCCTGCTCGCCGACCGCCCCCAGCTGGTGGAGTCGGTGCTGGCGGGCAGCGGCCAGGTCGGCAACGACCTGTTCGGCAAGGGCTACCAGTACTACGCCGACGACCTCCCGCAGCGCGAGCGCGACCTGGACCGGGCGAGGTTCCTCATCCGCAAGGCCGGCGCCGAGGGCCTGACCGTCCGGCTCGACACCTCCACCGCCGCGGCCGGCATGGTCGAGGCCGCCACCGTGTTCGCCGACCAGGCCAAGGGCTCCGGGCTGACCGTCGAGGTCGCCGTGGGCAACAAGGACAGCTACTGGGCCGACACGCTGAAGTCCGGCTCGCTGTCCAGTTTCCGGTCCGGGGCCATGCCGATCGAGACCCACCTCGCCCAGCGCCTGCTCAGCGGGTCGGGCACCAACGTGACCAGGTGGGCGCGACCGGAGTTCGACGCGCTCTACGAGAAGGCCGTGTCCACCGCCGACCAGGGCGCCCGCGCCGGGGTCTACCGCGAGATGCAGCGGGTGCTGCACGCCGAGGGCGGCTACCTGATGTGGGGCTTCGCCGACTGGCTCGTGGGCACCGCCCCGAACGTCGGCGGCATCTCCACCGCGCCCGCCAACACCCTGGACTGGGCCCGGTTCGACAAGGTGTGGTTGGGGTGA
- a CDS encoding methyltransferase domain-containing protein, producing the protein MNLLTDNPELYEHQFPDPDHVAARFVHDVVTRFGGGRDLLDVGCGTGRDAAWLARNGYRASGVDSSERMVAHVREHHPEVAVSVGDMRAFALDRRFDVVTCLDSAMLYCHTNADLAAFLGRCRAHLRPGGLLVAEMRNGAFFLGSTELLDGVRTRAVTWRGTTYTSHTELWIDHAAQLLRRRRTWEWPGRGEPLVQRSAWRLLFPQELRLLLDLAGFDVVALFDAPGPRTEPPWSADAPLGEALSGDRLHLVARLRTHQ; encoded by the coding sequence GTGAACCTGCTCACCGACAACCCCGAGCTGTACGAGCACCAGTTCCCCGACCCCGACCACGTGGCCGCGAGGTTCGTGCACGACGTGGTGACGCGCTTCGGCGGCGGGCGGGACCTGCTCGACGTCGGCTGCGGCACCGGGCGCGACGCCGCGTGGCTGGCCCGCAACGGCTACCGGGCGTCCGGTGTGGACAGCTCGGAGCGCATGGTGGCGCACGTGCGCGAGCACCACCCGGAGGTGGCGGTCTCGGTCGGCGACATGCGCGCCTTCGCCCTGGACCGCCGGTTCGACGTGGTCACCTGCCTGGACAGCGCGATGCTGTACTGCCACACCAACGCCGACCTGGCCGCCTTCCTGGGCCGGTGCCGCGCGCACCTGCGGCCCGGCGGCCTGCTCGTAGCCGAGATGCGCAACGGCGCGTTCTTCCTGGGCAGCACCGAACTGCTCGACGGGGTGCGCACCCGCGCGGTGACCTGGCGCGGCACCACCTACACCTCGCACACCGAGCTGTGGATCGACCACGCCGCCCAGCTGCTGCGCCGCCGCCGGACCTGGGAGTGGCCCGGCCGCGGCGAACCGCTCGTGCAGCGGTCGGCGTGGCGGCTGCTGTTCCCCCAGGAGCTGCGCCTGCTGCTCGACCTCGCCGGGTTCGACGTGGTGGCCCTGTTCGACGCGCCCGGTCCGCGCACCGAGCCGCCGTGGTCGGCCGACGCGCCGCTGGGCGAGGCGCTGTCCGGCGACCGCCTGCACCTCGTGGCCCGCCTGCGCACCCACCAGTGA
- a CDS encoding MFS transporter, whose translation MTRFPPPVRLLLVNQFAVNTGFYLLVPYLAAHLGGLGMSAAVVGVVLGVRTLSQQGLFPLGGTMADRLGPRTAILAGCGLRAVGFGLFAVGDSLAVVLAASALSGLAGALFNPAVRAYVALEAGAARTAAFALFNAYGQAGALVGPVLGGVLLLWDFRVSAVVAAGIFAALTAVQAAVLPARPAERRGGSVLGDWRECLSDRRFLAFTGVLSGLFVLQNQLYLLLPVQAQRATGWAGVVAALFLMSTAVTLLAQVPVARRLARRPRGPVIAAGLAVAGAGFVAPALWSGLVPVLVAAVGLALGVVIAQPFVNDLVPSFGPDALAGTYFGVFYLGSGIAAALGNAAVGWVLGSGDRPAALLCAAVGFACAGGVLRLHRRRVLEVTA comes from the coding sequence GTGACCCGGTTCCCGCCGCCGGTGCGGCTGCTGCTGGTCAACCAGTTCGCCGTGAACACCGGCTTCTACCTGCTCGTGCCCTACCTGGCCGCGCACCTGGGCGGGCTGGGCATGTCGGCCGCGGTGGTCGGCGTGGTGCTCGGCGTGCGGACGCTGAGCCAGCAGGGCCTGTTCCCGCTGGGCGGCACGATGGCGGACCGGCTCGGGCCGCGGACCGCGATCCTGGCCGGCTGCGGCCTGCGCGCGGTCGGGTTCGGCCTGTTCGCGGTGGGCGACTCGCTCGCCGTGGTGCTGGCCGCGTCCGCCTTGAGCGGGCTGGCCGGCGCGCTGTTCAACCCGGCGGTGCGGGCGTACGTGGCGCTGGAGGCCGGTGCCGCGCGCACCGCGGCGTTCGCCCTGTTCAACGCCTACGGGCAGGCCGGCGCGCTGGTCGGGCCGGTGCTCGGCGGCGTGCTGCTGCTGTGGGACTTCCGGGTCTCGGCCGTGGTGGCGGCGGGGATCTTCGCGGCGCTGACCGCGGTCCAGGCCGCGGTGCTGCCCGCCCGACCGGCGGAGCGCCGCGGCGGTTCGGTGCTGGGCGACTGGCGGGAGTGCCTGTCCGACCGCCGGTTCCTGGCGTTCACCGGCGTGCTGAGCGGGTTGTTCGTGCTCCAGAACCAGCTCTACCTGCTGCTGCCGGTCCAGGCGCAGCGGGCCACCGGGTGGGCTGGCGTGGTCGCCGCCCTGTTCCTGATGTCCACCGCCGTCACCCTGCTGGCTCAGGTGCCGGTCGCGCGCCGGCTGGCACGCCGGCCGCGCGGCCCGGTCATCGCGGCGGGCCTGGCCGTCGCGGGCGCGGGGTTCGTCGCGCCCGCGCTGTGGTCGGGCCTGGTGCCCGTGCTGGTGGCGGCGGTGGGCCTGGCGCTGGGCGTGGTGATCGCCCAGCCGTTCGTCAACGACCTGGTCCCCTCGTTCGGCCCGGACGCCCTGGCCGGCACCTACTTCGGCGTGTTCTACCTGGGCTCCGGCATCGCCGCCGCGCTCGGCAACGCCGCCGTCGGGTGGGTCCTGGGCTCCGGGGACCGGCCGGCCGCGCTGCTGTGCGCGGCGGTCGGGTTCGCCTGCGCCGGCGGCGTGCTCCGGCTGCACCGCCGCCGCGTCCTGGAGGTCACCGCGTGA
- a CDS encoding enolase C-terminal domain-like protein has translation MRLDWEVYGLDLATPLRISRSVMARRDAVRVVIGHDGLRGHGEVVTSTYYRLDVERITSLLADLRPLLGPDPRTALDALGDAGLPAGVRAAVDAALHDLLALRGDVPVHVLAGVPEWHDTPTAYTIGITSPEDAGARAAALAGSGFSVLKVKAGADADRDVAAVAAVRAAAPRARLVLDPNGGWTPDEAVRVVERITAAGVVLDAVEQPIAPGDPDALAWVRERCPAPLVADEDAATVADVRDLAGAVDGVNVKLAKCGGIRPALEVVAAAREAGLDVMLGCLVASSLGLAPAVHLTGHARWVDLDGHLLLAADPWSGIGGEDGVLRLSGAPGLGVVRR, from the coding sequence GTGAGGCTCGACTGGGAGGTCTACGGCCTCGACCTGGCCACGCCGCTGCGCATCTCCAGGTCGGTGATGGCCCGCCGGGACGCGGTGCGGGTCGTGATCGGGCACGACGGGCTGCGCGGCCACGGCGAGGTGGTCACCAGCACCTACTACCGGCTGGACGTGGAGCGGATCACGTCCCTGCTGGCCGACCTGCGCCCGCTGCTCGGCCCCGACCCGCGGACCGCGCTGGACGCCCTGGGCGACGCCGGCCTGCCCGCCGGGGTGCGGGCGGCGGTCGACGCGGCGCTGCACGACCTGCTCGCGCTGCGCGGGGACGTGCCGGTGCACGTCCTGGCCGGTGTCCCGGAGTGGCACGACACCCCCACCGCCTACACCATCGGCATCACCTCGCCCGAGGACGCCGGTGCGCGGGCGGCCGCCCTGGCCGGGAGCGGTTTCTCGGTGCTCAAGGTCAAGGCCGGCGCCGACGCGGACCGCGACGTCGCCGCGGTCGCCGCGGTCCGGGCCGCCGCGCCGCGCGCCCGGCTGGTGCTCGACCCCAACGGCGGCTGGACCCCGGACGAGGCGGTGCGGGTGGTCGAGCGGATCACCGCGGCCGGTGTCGTGCTCGACGCGGTGGAGCAGCCGATCGCGCCCGGCGACCCGGACGCGCTGGCGTGGGTGCGCGAGCGCTGCCCGGCGCCGCTGGTCGCCGACGAGGACGCCGCGACCGTCGCCGACGTGCGCGACCTCGCGGGCGCGGTGGACGGGGTCAACGTCAAGCTGGCCAAGTGCGGCGGCATCCGGCCCGCGCTGGAGGTCGTCGCGGCGGCCCGCGAGGCGGGCCTGGACGTCATGCTGGGCTGCCTGGTGGCCAGTTCGCTGGGCCTGGCGCCCGCCGTGCACCTCACCGGCCACGCCCGGTGGGTCGACCTGGACGGGCACCTGCTGCTGGCCGCGGACCCGTGGTCGGGCATCGGCGGTGAGGACGGCGTGCTGCGGCTGTCGGGCGCGCCGGGGCTGGGCGTGGTGCGGCGGTGA